Genomic DNA from Methanosarcina sp. MTP4:
TCGTTTCTTCTATTTTTCCGGTGGCTGTGGTTCAGTATATTATCTTTCATAATGTAACTCCTTCTACTCCATAAATATCCTTTTTGAATTCTTATTTGCTAATTGTTATTAAATTTTATCAAAATATTATGTTTTACTCATATTATATGGATTATTTATGCCATTAATTATTATATTTATTAAAATTAGTATTCACAATGGTTTGAATTCTTTAGAAGGAGCAGGATTTTCAAAAATGGGTTTATCAGAATTCAAAAGTCAAGTTCAGCCTTCAAGCTCAACATCCAATATCTAAAAAATCAGGAATTATTTTGGCAGGGCGAGGATTAAATTTATAAGCTACTTAGCACTATAGACAGCCAGTTAGACCCCGAGGGGTTTACATGATAAAGGCCTGTGGTGTAGTGGATATCACTGGGGCCTCCGGAGCCCCGAACCTGGGTTCGATTCCCAGCAGGCCTGTCCTGATTTCTTTAAAAAAGTATCCGGGTTTACATTCCCGGATTTTTTTAAGTTTTCTGTCTTATTTTTATGGTTCTGGTTTTTATGGCAAGAGGAAGAGGAAGGAGAAGAAAATCCGGCACTTTTGATAATTTTTCCCGGAATATGCAGCGTCCTGTTATGAAAGCCGGAGGAAATGATATTTCACTCCTTCAGGTGTTGCTCATATCAATTATCCTGTACTTCTTGCTAAGGTTCCTGCTGCCTCTGATCTGGGTACTCGCTTTAATCGTTGCCCTGGTTGTGCTTATTAAGGTAGTGCTGAAAATGCTTTGATCTTTCTGTCACACGATTTTCCGAATAAATCCCTAAATTGTTTTCCTGAATCCTGCATTTTAGCCATTAGTCTATTCCCTTCGGTCACCACGCTACCTTTAATAGTCATTTGTCTATCTCTTTTAGTCATCCTGGTGTATATTACAGTTGTCAGTATGACCTTTTTATCCATTCAAATGATAATTTTGTCCATTCTGGTGCCCTTTCTGTTATTAGTCTTTATATTCAAAATGTTTCAGTGTTTGAATTCAATTTTCATGTGTCATTTTTGGAAAAAGCTGTCTGCTTCGCAGCCGATGGAAGCTCTGCAACCTGATAAGTAGCTCAAAAAAGGTTTTCAGGGATAAGTTGATGCCGGGTTTACGTTTGCTTCGTTCGGGTGCAGGGCTTATAAAATGGTTGAAAAATTTAATCTGTTTTGTGACCCAAACTTTGGAATCGAAGCATGGAGCATGAACTGGTGTACTGGGAACTAATGTACAAAATCTGACGATGTATGCAGGGCAACGAAAATTAAGGATTCAGGGATTAAAAATAGTTCAGGAACCGGAATAATTCCATAAATTCAAAAAATATTTGAGAAATGAGGGGCTGAAAAAGTTTTTCAGCTCTCTGTTCTCCTGTTTTTATTTCATTTTTCCTTCAAATACTCGTCAATAGCCTTTGCAGCCTTTTTCCCTGCACCCATGGCGCTGATCACGGTTGCGGCTCCTGTCACGACGTCTCCGCCGGCAAAGACTCCGCACTTGGAGGTCGCTCCGGTTTCGTCTTCAGCAACTACGGTGCCTCTCCTGTTCTGGTCCAGTCCTTCGGAACCTTTGAAAATTATCGGGTTCGGGGAGGTGCCGATGGCTATGACTACCACGTCGGCGTCGATGATGAATTCCGAGCCTTCTACCGGGACAGGGCTTCTCCTGCCTGAGGCGTCGGGTTCACCGAGTTCCATTTTGATGCATTCGATGCCTTTGACGTTGAATTTGTCATCGCCAAGGATGCGGGTCGGGTTTGCAAGGAGCCTGAGGGTGATACCTTCTTCTTTTGCGTGCTCGATTTCTTCCCTGCGGGCGGGCATTTCTTCCTCCCCGCGGCGGTAGACGACACTGACTTCTTCGGCACCCAGGCGGAGAGCCGAGCGGGCAGAGTCCATTGCAACGTTTCCTCCCCCTACGACTACCACATGCTTCCCGCGCCTGACCACGGTATCGTAGTTCGGGTCGTAGGCTTTCATGAGGTTTACCCTTGTCAGGAATTCGTTTGCGGAATACACGCCGTTTAAGTTTTCGCCTTCAATACCCATGAACTTGGGAAGACCTGCACCCGTGCCCAGGAAGACTGCGTCGAATTCCTCGCAGAGCTCGTCCAGGGTCTTGATCCGGCCGATGATGTAGTTGGGCTTGATCTCAACGCCGAGTCGTTTGATGTACTCGACTTCCTGCTTTACGATCTCCTTGGGAAGCCTGAACTCAGGGATGCCGTAACTCAGGACTCCTCCGGTTTTGTGCAGGGACTCGAAGACTGTTACTTTGTGCCCCATTTTTGCCAGGTCGGCTGCGGCGGTGAGGCCAGCAGGGCCCGAGCCCACAACTGCCACTGTCCTGTCCGTGGGTTGCGGGATTTCGGGGGCACCGGGGGCACCGGGGGCACCGGGGGCACTAATGTCTTTTTCGCGCTCGTAATCGGCACAGAAACGTTCAAGCCTTCCGATGGCAACGGGTTCACTCTTCTTCCCGAGTACACAGAGGGCTTCGCACTGGGACTCCTGGGGACAGACCCTGCCGCAGATCGCGGGGAGAGCATTTGTAGCCTTGATCTTTTCAATTGCCCCTTCAAAGTCTTCTTCACAGATCAGCTTGATAAAGCCCGGGATATCCACATTTACGGGGCAGCCTTCCACACATTTAGGCTCCTTGCAGTTAAGGCAGCGGGAGGCTTCTGCAATTGCATCTTCTTTCGAATAGCCAAGAGCCACCTCATCGAAATTTCCTGCCCTGACCTCAGGGGGCTGCTCGGGCATCGGAGTCCTGGTTTTCTGTTTCTCACCTGTTTTCTCGCTCATTTTGAGTCCTCCTTCACTCCCAGTTTTAGTGCAGGCCGCACCTGCATTTATGTTCGTATTCTTCTGTGGCCTTTGCCTCATCGTCCCGGTACATGGAAAGCCGGTTCATGAGTTCGCCGAAGTCCACCTGCCGTGCGTCGAACTCGGGCCCGTCCACGCAGGTAAACTTTGTCTCCCCACCTACAGTCACCCTGCAGCCGCCGCACATGCCCGTGCCGTCCACCATGATGGAGTTAAGGCTGACCAGGATTTCCACATCGTAAGGTGCTGCCATTCCCGCGCCTACCTTCATCATGATGGGGGGGCCTATAATCACTACCCTTGCCACCGGTTCGTCGCTGTCCAGGATATCCTTCATGATCTCGGTCACGAAACCGTGGTGCCCTTTGGACCCGTCATCGGTTGCAATGAACAGTTCGGAGCTGGCTTCCTGCATCTCAGCTTCAAGGATGAGGAGGTCTTTGTTGCGGGCGCCGATAATGGTGAGTACCCTGTTGCCCGCTTCTTTGTATGCCTTTGCCTGGGGATAGATCGGAGCAACCCCTACCCCGCCTCCAACAAGGATGACCGTTCCCAGTTTCCTGATGTCTGCGGGAGTCCCAAGGGGTCCGACAAAGTCTTCCAGGGAGTCCCCTGCGGAAAGCTTTCCAAGCTGCTTTGTAGTCTTGCCCATTTCCTGGAAAATTACGGTGATTGTTCCTTTCTCAGGGTTGAAGTCCGCAATCGTAAGGGGAATCCTTTCCCCCTCCTCATCTATTTTCAGGATTATAAACTGTCCGGCTTTTGCAGCCTTTGCCACGTCCGGGGCATCGATGACCGTCCGGTGCACCGACGGGGCGATTTCTTCCTTCTCAAGTATTTTATATGCCATGTGATCACATTTTCCTGATAAAACGTATCTGGTGAACAAAGTGAATAGATAAACTTAATTCTGGCGGATTTTCAGGCGGGAATCTTTACCCGGGAGCTTTCCCGCCCGGACTTTCAACTTATAATGGCTAATGGGATATATATTCTCCCAAATAATTTTTATTTATTTTACATGTTTTGCTTCTTTTTTTGCCCACTTTCTTCTTAATTTTTGGCTGCCTGCTTTTCCCGCACGAAATTTAATGAATCCTTGCCAACTGTTTCTCTTTTTTCAGGCCAGTCACAAAAATTTAATAAATCTCGTTGGTATATTTAGTTAGGGGATAAATCCCAGTCTAAGTTTGTTTAAGGGGGTGATAGAATGGTTGAAGAGGAAAAACAAGAAACCGAAAAAGCAGAACCTGAAGTTGCAAAAGTCAGTCCTATACATTTGGAAGATGAACGTGGGGGCAAAAAGAAGCACCTTTTGAGTTGTGAGAAGACTCAATAAATTGCCAGAGCGGTTCAGAGGTCGAGTAAATCAGCATCAATACAGAATCATGAGCAAGCTGGAGATTTAAAATTCCGGAAATTTAGTGCTATTAGTTAGCTTGGTGCTATAAGTTAGCTTAATACTTTATTTGTTATTGATTAAGGGGGTTTTTAAGATGACAGAGGAAAAGAAAGCAGAAGAAAAGGCGGAAGAGAAAGCAGAGGTAGCGCACGTTGAACCCATTCACCCTAGTGAAAAGGAGCGTGGGGGCAAAAAGAGGAGTCTCCTCGATACCTGCAAGTAAAAAATATCTTCATTTTTCATTTTTTGAGCCATATCGTTTTTGATTTTGTTTTTGATTTTGTTTTCAATTTCGATTTCAATTTCGATTTACTTTCTTCATAATGAGCAATGCAGGTATTTCTCAAAACTTATATATTCTTATATGCGCATATATGCATACATCTATGATTGGAAATAAAGTGAAATTTTTCAAAGCACTTGGGGACGAAACAAGGCTCACTATTCTCTCCTACCTGCTGAAACACAACTACTGCGCCTGCGATTTCACGCCTTTTACCGGGAAAACCCAGACCACGGTTTCAAAACATCTGAAAGTGTTGCTTGAAGCCGGGATCTTGAAGTATGAAAAGCGGGGGCGCAATATCATTTACAGTATCAGGGATGAGGATACAAGGGAATTGCTGCTGGTCCTCGGAATCGGAGAGCTGGAACCTTGCTGTGAAAGGCAGGAAGGTTCTCCGGGATGTTGTAAGGGTCTGAATGACTGACGAGAAACAGGGATTAAAAATAGCTGGCGAGAAATGGAGATTAAAAATAGACCGCGGAAAATGGGGATTAAAATATGGATTCCAGTGAAAAAAAGCAGATTATCAAGCTGAAATACGGTGAAATTGCAATGTCAGGTGGCTCCTGCTGCTGCAGCAGTGAGTGTTGCGGAAATACTGGCACTGAAGAGATCTCGAAAAGCCTCGGTTATTCCGGAAAAGAAGTCGGTTCAGTTCCTGAGGCCAACCTGGGGCTGGGCTGCGGGAACCCTACGGCTTTCGCAGAACTTAAAGAAGGGGACCTGGTCCTGGACCTGGGTTCAGGTGCCGGATTTGACTGTTTCCTGGCTGTGCAGAAGGTCGGGAACACCGGAAAGGTCATCGGCGTTGACATGACCGAAGAGATGGTGGAAAAGGCCAGGGCAAATGCCCTGAAATACGGATATCCGAACGTTGAGTTCCGCCTGGGGGACATCGAAGCCCTTCCTCTTGACTCTGGTTCGGTGGACATTATCATCAGCAACTGCGTAATCAACCTCGCCCCTGACAAAGAAAAGGTTTTCAGGGGAGCTTACCGCGTCCTGAAGCCGGGGGGAAGGATGTACATCTCGGATATGGTCCTTCTGGCTGAACTTCCTAAAGAGATGCAGGAAAATGAAGACCTTCTGGTAGGCTGCGTGGCAGGAGCGGTCCTTAAAGAGGAGTATCTCAGGCTTTTGAAAGAAGCTGGTTTTGCCATTGAAATCCTGGCAGAAGATTCCGATATCAGTAACAGGCAGTATGGTGGGCTTCCGGTTGAGAGCCTCAAGTTAAAGGCTTTGAAGTAAACTATATAGGATTTGAAGCCGTTTATATTACTATTCAATTATTCTTTTTCGTGGTCCGCGTATTCAAGGGTTAATCCTCTGAATTCCCGGACCTTTTCGAATTTGGGGAATAGGAGTCCGAAGACCCGGATCTTCTTGAGGGTGATACTACTGATAAGTATACAAACAGCAAAAATCTGTTTTATCGTAGCTTCCGTATTTTTGATGCTGAGCGCAGGCTCTGCGGCTGCAAGGAGGATCACTGTGGGGGATGACGATTACAAGGACTATTCTTCTATTCAGGAGGCTGTGGATGCCGCGAAGGCCGGGGACATTGTATATGTTTACAGCGGACTTTACAGGGAAAACGTGGACCTTGAAAAGGAAATTACCATCCGTTCGATCTCGGGCACTCCGGAGAATTTCATCGTAAAAGCTAAAGACCCCGGTGACCATGTTTTTCACGTTAAGGCCAATAATGTAACGATAAGCGGCTTTTCCATAAAAGGAGCTTCTGGCCCGGAAAAAGCAGGGATTTATCTCGAAAGCACCCGTGGGACCATGATAAGCAACAACAGGCTTTCGGACAACCGCCTCGGGATCTTCCTCAGTGACTCGAACACCAACATGCTGAACGTTAACGAAATTTCGGGAAACGATGTTGGAATCTATCTTCAGGCTTCACGGGATAACTGGGTCATTAACAACAAGGCAAAGGAAAACGTCCGGAAAGGAATCTTTTTGCAGGCATCCGATGAAAACCGGCTTACAGGAAACATTCTGCTTTTAAATGATGAATTTGGCCTCGTGCTCACGGACAGCAGCAAGAACCTCATCTACAACAATTTCTTCCAGAACGCTGCAAACGTAGGCTACGACGGAATAAACCTTGAAAACGTCTGGAACACAGAAAAGAAACGGGGGACCAGTATCGCAGGCGGTCCCTACACAGGTGGTAACTACTGGACAGATGCCGAAAGCACGGCTCTCTGCATCGGAGAAGACAAAAACGATGACGGTCTCTGCGATGTCTCATATGACCTTGGAGAAGGCAACATCGACCATATGCCCCTCATCCTCAGCAGTACCCGGGTCCAGGCTTCCCCTTACATCCTTACTCTCCCGCTTCTCGTATTTGGCATATTCAGTCTCTGGCTTGTTGTATTCGTAACCAAAAAAGTAATGGGCTGGGGAGAAACCCTCGACCACGATTTCGATGACGACGATGAATGAGTTTTGTAAAAACGGGCTTTTAATTTTTCGTTGGATTTTTTCCTGCCCCATGAATCCGTTTTTTAATTTGATTTTCAGGTACCGACGTTCTCAACGGCCGCAGAGCGGAGCGAAGCGGACGGCCTTTCCCAAATATTAATATCTGGAAATTATAATTGAACCCCGTACCTGTTTTCTGATTAATTGACACTTTTAATCCCGGCTGTCCTGGAGTAACAAATTTTCAGCGGCGGGATGCCGCTAAAGCTACTGCCAGGAGGGCACCAAAGGTCGTGAAGGCCGGAGCTGATTCCGGGGAGGTTCCGGTTTCTGCTGTAGTTTGGGATGGGGTTTCGCCTTCGTAGTATTCGTTAGAAATGTAAGGATAGGCGACTGTGAATTCTCCCTGTACCAGAGGTTCATCTTCACCAAAATTATGTATTTGATACCAAATATTTACAGGCATAGTTCCACTTTCCCATTCCCCCGTAGGCTTTAGCGTCCATTCAAAAGTGTACGTTCCTGGATCCATGGATTCAAAATATAGCTTCTTATCGAACTCAGAAGGCCCCTCTATTACTTCATAAGGAGTGCCTACCCTCAGACTGCAAACTTTTATAAATAATATTGATTTTTGATTCAATGTCAAATCTATTTTTACCTTAACGGGCTCTCCGATTTTTAATGTAGGTTTAGCTACTTCTTTACCCGGTAAAAAATTGTCATTGAAGTATACATCTATGGAACCATATTGGGAACTCGCTGAAGCAACGTTTGTTAATATAAGAAGTATAATTCCAACAATAACAATCTTTAATTTCATAATTATTCTCCAAAATTTTCGGCAAGAGTTTTGTATCCAATTGATTTCTCTGTAGAATCCCCTGACTTGTCTCCAACACCTTTTGGACCGGGGCCAACTATTGTTGTAGAATATCCCAAAAATTGGAATGTTATTGGAGTATTATCTCCTACATATTTCCCATTATGTACAATTGAATCATCTTTTCTAATGTATACTTGGCCTTTGTGGCCAAAGTAAGGTTTAAGAATAACATCGTTATCGTTGTCTGTGACTTTAAATTCTTTATACATTCCAATTACATCATAAGTCCACACATTAATTGTAAACACCCAGTGCGGCGGCAGCACCGGCAGCCCGCATGGCACTGCCTTCATAGCTATCTGGAACTTTTTTGAGACCATTTCCGCAGTTTCCCCACTGAGTTCATCTAAACTTTCATTTGCCATTTCTTTCAACTCGCCATCAATCTGCTCGAAGCACTCGTCGATCAAGACGCCTTTATTCACCGTTATTTCGCAGATCCCGTCGGCTACCCCGATTCGGACGTCGGTGTCTACCCTATTCAGAATTGCATCCAGTTCATCGGCTTCAATAGAGGGATTTGAGTTTTTGATTTCGGTTTTTATGAGGGCGGAGGTTTCGGCCGAGAGGTTGCCATTTGAGGACTTTTCTATTATTTCGTCTGTGGAGAGGCTTTCGAGGTATTGTGAGGTGATAAGCTTGACTTTATCTTCTTCGATCAGGTCCGAGATGACGGGGTTTGCGCTCACTTCGGCTGCAATTTCTTCGATTACGTTGCTTTTCAGATCCGTTGTGTAGGTGCGCTTCAGGTTGTAAATTTCAATGTCAAGGGCTGTGCTGTCTAGGGCTACCCCCTGTTCGGTCAGGTTCTCTTCAAGGAGGAGGACTTCTTCGTTCAGGACGGCGATACTCTGGCTGATCTGCTGGGCGGTTTCGGTTTTTACATATTCATTGCTCGAACCTATGGCGTTGGCTATTTCTTCGGAGATTCCGGTGGTGAATATGCAGGTATTCCGGACGCCCAGGGGGTAGATTGTTCTCCCGGTCATCTCGTCGGCCCATTCGAATTCCCCCTTCAAATCAAAGTCCGGGTCATGGTAGAGGTAGTTGGGTTTCTGGTCCACGATCAGGGTCATGTTTTCGGTCCAGTTGTATTTGCTTTCGGGCTGGCCGGTGACGGTCATGGTGCTGATGATGCCCATCTCTTTTCCGAGGGCTGATGCAGCCCTTTCCATTGCAGGGTTATCGAAAAGGGTCAGGGGGCCGGAACTAACACTTTCCAGCATGCTGGTGTCCAGGCCTTTTTTCTCAAGCATGTCAATTATATAGGAGTCTAGTTCTGAGTCTAGTTTTTCGTTTTTCTGCTCGATATCCAGGATGAGTTTGTTGTAGGCTTCATTTCTTGCGATGTAGCGGGCAGAGTCGCTGGAAGTGTACATCGAGCCCGTGGCATTGAGGTGCTGATCCTTATTTACGTAGCTTTCCCGCTTAGCTTCAAGATCAGAAACGAGCTTTTCGGCAGTTTCGACCTGCAGGTCTGTTGGGTCCTGGCCGGGGTTGTCAAGCAAGGAGTAGCTGAAGGTGGGATTGTCTTGTTCGATTGAGTCAAGCATCCTGAGGACTTCTTCTGCCATCAGTTTGTGGAGCCAGGGTGGGATGTCACAGGAAACGGCGTGAGGCGGCAAGGGTTTCTCGTTGGTGTAAACCCAGAAATCACGCTCTATTGCCAGGAGGTCCACATGCTCTGCCCGGTATTTGTCGGCGGCATCCGAACAGCAGGGGTCAAACCTTTCAGCGCCTCCTATGGCAATGGTTGTTTCCCTGTATTCCCTTTCCGTCGGGTCCGTGTAGGTGGAAAGGCCGGTGTAGCCTCCGGTTGGGGGAAGTTTGTGGAAGATGATTGTCAGGTTCTCAGATTCCGTTTCGCTGTGGTAGGGGGTTTCGGAATCTGTTTTACCTGTTGTTTCCGAGTCCGAGCCGCTTGACGTGTCAGAGTGATGTTCGTAGATCTTGCCGGTTTTATTTACTGGGTCCCTGTATCCTTCAAAGGTTCTCCACTCGTACTCGTACTTGTAATTGTAATCTATCTCCCAGCGGGTGTTTATTTTGTAGTATATATTATAGCGGACGTTCCAGTCAAAAATGTGGTCTTCACTGTTCAGGTATCCGTCTTCCCGGTTCTCTGCAATAATCCGGTCTTCTCCGGCATAGTCGTAGTTTGGCTCGACTCTTACGTCACTAATCTCTACGGACTTCAAATTCACCGAAGCGCTCGTGATCCACCAGCTATCCACATGCCCTTTCGGGGGGTCGATTGAAGGGCTAACGGATTCAGAATAGGAATTCGTGATCGAATCGCTCCAGGCATAGGTAGGTACCAGTGATCCTATATGAGTGCCAGCCGCAAGATAATCCGAGTCCCAGCTGACAGTGTGCGAGCTGTATGAAACCGAACTCCGGTCAAAATCCGCATTAATAGCGGAAACCAGGGGGTCAGGGGAATCAAAGCCGTCCCTTAGCACCTGCCCCTGAACAGGAGCTGTGTAGACGCTTTCAGTAACGTCGTGGATAAGGTCCGGGTTTTCAGGGGTCCATTCCCGGTCATTGAAGACCCAGCCGTCTATAACCCCCTCCGTGTAGTCTGAGGCTGCAACTTTTATTTCCGAATATTCCGCGATTTCCTCGTAGGAGGTATCAGCGTCTGTAAAGGAGTCTTCGATCCCTTCTTCAATGTCAATGTTAAAGGACTTGTTTTCTGAAAGGGAATCGTAAGTTGTTGACAGGTTCACCTCTTTATCTTTCTCATAGATGTCTGTGAAAGAGGTTGAGGTATTGAAATCTAAGTTTGAGTCCGAGTTTGAGTCCGAGTTTGAGTCTGAGTTTGAGTCCGAGCTTGAATCCGAGTTTGAATCCGAATCAGATTCAGACTCAGCCGTCTTTCCGATCTCCCTGGCCGAGTTCACGTCTTCGTACAGCACCTTCCCGTTGTAGTAGGTGGTGTAGGTCAGAGCTAGTGGGTCTACCGAATCAAAAACCCTTTTCTGGGTGTAGATCGTACCCGCGTTGACAGCGCTTGCTAGGGCAGGATTGGTGAGGATGTTCAGGGGTCCGTTTGCGTAAAACTGCCAGGGACCATAGGCAAAGGTCCTCAGGTTCATTGCCCCGAGCACGATGTTAGGTGCAGAGTCCAGGTTCGCTGAGTTTTCAAGTTCTTTTTCGTATTCCCGGACAAGTTCTTCCAGAAGAGGTTCTCTGGAAGGAATCAGGGTGGAGATATTCATACTTCTGTTGAAAGTTTCTCCCGATTCCAGGTTCACAAGAGTGTAGTTAAGGTCCGGGATTTCAAAGATGTAATAGATCGTGTAGGTCTGGTCGGTAGGGTTGATTTCCCGCTTCAGGGTCCCGTTTACTTTGTGGATTTCGAGCTTTTCGGGCGTCAGGTCGGGCTGCACGTTGATCGCATACTCCCTGAAGGTATGCATGTTGCCCTGGTAGTTCTGGGCAAGCAGGCGGTTCATGCAGTCGATTGCGATATCCTTTACAGGGCTGACCTCTATCTGGAACCAGTCCGAAGCTTTTGTTTCATTCCCGTAATAGAGTTCGATGGAGGCATAACCGGATTCTGCTGTTTCGGGTACCTCGACGTATTCGTCAAAGTATACTTTTTGAAGAAAACCCGTGGCCTGCCCGTAGTTCACATTTTTGATTTCGTTTCCTTTCGAGTCCTCTACAATCAAAATGACGTCCTTATTTTTCCAGAGGGCTTCGATTTTTCCCCAGACGTCCGAGGGCAGGGTTATGGAAATCTTAAGCACGTCTCCCCTTTCTAGGTTCTGGTTTTGCGGGACCACCATAAAGCCGTCTTCCATTTTTCTTTCAACCTGGGTCCCCTCGGGCTGGATCACCGGGTGTTCCCCCTGCCATTCCAGGGCTTCTATCCCCGCATAGTTCAGGCAGCGGGCAAGGTCTGCTGCGGCAAGGTTGACTGAAGTCTGTCTGGGGTCATTTTTTTCGGTGGTATAGATGGTCTCGGCAATTTCAGAGTCCATTTTTACGAGGTAGACGGAAGTGA
This window encodes:
- the gltA gene encoding NADPH-dependent glutamate synthase, with the translated sequence MSEKTGEKQKTRTPMPEQPPEVRAGNFDEVALGYSKEDAIAEASRCLNCKEPKCVEGCPVNVDIPGFIKLICEEDFEGAIEKIKATNALPAICGRVCPQESQCEALCVLGKKSEPVAIGRLERFCADYEREKDISAPGAPGAPGAPEIPQPTDRTVAVVGSGPAGLTAAADLAKMGHKVTVFESLHKTGGVLSYGIPEFRLPKEIVKQEVEYIKRLGVEIKPNYIIGRIKTLDELCEEFDAVFLGTGAGLPKFMGIEGENLNGVYSANEFLTRVNLMKAYDPNYDTVVRRGKHVVVVGGGNVAMDSARSALRLGAEEVSVVYRRGEEEMPARREEIEHAKEEGITLRLLANPTRILGDDKFNVKGIECIKMELGEPDASGRRSPVPVEGSEFIIDADVVVIAIGTSPNPIIFKGSEGLDQNRRGTVVAEDETGATSKCGVFAGGDVVTGAATVISAMGAGKKAAKAIDEYLKEK
- a CDS encoding sulfide/dihydroorotate dehydrogenase-like FAD/NAD-binding protein — protein: MAYKILEKEEIAPSVHRTVIDAPDVAKAAKAGQFIILKIDEEGERIPLTIADFNPEKGTITVIFQEMGKTTKQLGKLSAGDSLEDFVGPLGTPADIRKLGTVILVGGGVGVAPIYPQAKAYKEAGNRVLTIIGARNKDLLILEAEMQEASSELFIATDDGSKGHHGFVTEIMKDILDSDEPVARVVIIGPPIMMKVGAGMAAPYDVEILVSLNSIMVDGTGMCGGCRVTVGGETKFTCVDGPEFDARQVDFGELMNRLSMYRDDEAKATEEYEHKCRCGLH
- a CDS encoding helix-turn-helix transcriptional regulator, yielding MKFFKALGDETRLTILSYLLKHNYCACDFTPFTGKTQTTVSKHLKVLLEAGILKYEKRGRNIIYSIRDEDTRELLLVLGIGELEPCCERQEGSPGCCKGLND
- the arsM gene encoding arsenite methyltransferase, which produces MDSSEKKQIIKLKYGEIAMSGGSCCCSSECCGNTGTEEISKSLGYSGKEVGSVPEANLGLGCGNPTAFAELKEGDLVLDLGSGAGFDCFLAVQKVGNTGKVIGVDMTEEMVEKARANALKYGYPNVEFRLGDIEALPLDSGSVDIIISNCVINLAPDKEKVFRGAYRVLKPGGRMYISDMVLLAELPKEMQENEDLLVGCVAGAVLKEEYLRLLKEAGFAIEILAEDSDISNRQYGGLPVESLKLKALK
- a CDS encoding NosD domain-containing protein → MGDDDYKDYSSIQEAVDAAKAGDIVYVYSGLYRENVDLEKEITIRSISGTPENFIVKAKDPGDHVFHVKANNVTISGFSIKGASGPEKAGIYLESTRGTMISNNRLSDNRLGIFLSDSNTNMLNVNEISGNDVGIYLQASRDNWVINNKAKENVRKGIFLQASDENRLTGNILLLNDEFGLVLTDSSKNLIYNNFFQNAANVGYDGINLENVWNTEKKRGTSIAGGPYTGGNYWTDAESTALCIGEDKNDDGLCDVSYDLGEGNIDHMPLILSSTRVQASPYILTLPLLVFGIFSLWLVVFVTKKVMGWGETLDHDFDDDDE
- a CDS encoding sarcinarray family MAST domain-containing protein yields the protein MKLKIVIVGIILLILTNVASASSQYGSIDVYFNDNFLPGKEVAKPTLKIGEPVKVKIDLTLNQKSILFIKVCSLRVGTPYEVIEGPSEFDKKLYFESMDPGTYTFEWTLKPTGEWESGTMPVNIWYQIHNFGEDEPLVQGEFTVAYPYISNEYYEGETPSQTTAETGTSPESAPAFTTFGALLAVALAASRR